In Bacteroidales bacterium, a single window of DNA contains:
- a CDS encoding DUF1343 domain-containing protein produces the protein MKNKIKILVALVLISAAAFSQQKIVNTLVVNSKLIKVGAERTSEYLPLLKDKNVAIVANQTSLVKNTHIVDTLLKLGIKINKVFSPEHGFRGNFDAGESVTDLKDEKTGIQIISLYGKKTKPTKEDLADIDVVVFDIQDVGVRFYTYLSTLEYTMEACAENKIKLIVLDRPNPNGYFIDGPVLEKEFSSFLGLHPIPLVYGMTIAEYAQMLNGEGWLKNNIKCDLTCIKCDGYNHRQLYQLPVPPSPNLPNMESVYLYPSIGLFEGTLISVGRGTDLSFNVIGHPALKEGSFSFTPQSIPGKSKNPPYEGKKCNGFKLTEFAESYIKNSKQLYLYWLINIYDEFPDKANFFNSNFNFLAGNSKLKMQLQEGVKKKDIKDHAEDLAKDIKKSWQDYLEKSIRDSWQDDIKKFKLIRKKYILYSDFE, from the coding sequence ATGAAAAATAAAATAAAAATATTAGTTGCACTTGTTTTAATTTCTGCTGCTGCTTTTTCACAGCAAAAAATAGTAAATACTTTAGTTGTAAATTCAAAACTTATTAAAGTCGGTGCTGAAAGGACAAGCGAATACCTGCCCTTGCTCAAAGATAAAAATGTTGCAATAGTTGCAAATCAAACATCGCTTGTAAAAAACACGCATATTGTAGATACACTTTTAAAACTCGGAATAAAAATCAATAAGGTTTTTTCACCCGAGCACGGATTCAGAGGAAATTTCGATGCAGGCGAATCAGTTACTGATTTAAAAGATGAAAAAACTGGAATTCAAATAATTTCTTTATATGGTAAAAAAACAAAACCTACAAAAGAAGACCTCGCTGATATTGATGTTGTGGTATTTGATATACAGGATGTGGGCGTGAGATTTTACACATATCTGAGCACATTGGAATACACAATGGAAGCATGCGCAGAAAACAAAATAAAATTAATTGTTCTTGACAGACCGAATCCCAATGGTTATTTTATTGATGGACCCGTTTTGGAAAAAGAATTTTCTTCTTTTCTCGGACTTCATCCTATACCGCTTGTTTATGGAATGACTATTGCCGAATATGCACAAATGCTTAATGGGGAAGGATGGTTGAAAAATAATATAAAGTGCGACCTTACTTGTATAAAATGCGATGGATACAACCACAGGCAACTATATCAACTGCCTGTTCCGCCATCGCCAAATCTGCCAAATATGGAGTCGGTTTATTTGTACCCTTCTATTGGATTGTTCGAAGGAACTTTAATAAGTGTGGGCAGAGGAACGGATTTATCATTTAATGTAATAGGTCATCCTGCTCTTAAAGAAGGTTCATTTTCTTTTACACCCCAAAGTATTCCCGGAAAAAGCAAAAATCCGCCTTATGAAGGTAAAAAATGCAATGGTTTCAAACTTACCGAATTTGCAGAATCATATATCAAAAATTCAAAACAATTATACCTGTATTGGCTCATAAATATTTATGATGAGTTTCCTGATAAAGCAAATTTCTTTAATTCAAATTTCAACTTCCTTGCAGGAAATTCAAAACTTAAAATGCAATTACAGGAAGGAGTTAAGAAAAAAGATATTAAAGACCATGCCGAAGATTTAGCTAAAGATATTAAAAAAAGCTGGCAGGATTATCTCGAAAAATCAATTAGAGATAGCTGGCAGGACGATATAAAAAAATTCAAATTAATTAGAAAAAAATATATTCTTTATTCCGATTTTGAATAA